A part of Nocardioides sp. WS12 genomic DNA contains:
- a CDS encoding MCE family protein, with amino-acid sequence MIPFRERNPVIVGAVSIATLVLLLVAALRAQDLPLIGGGDTYYASFAEAGGLKVKDEVRIAGVRVGQVTSMELDGNSVKVGFKVKTDAEFGDQTRADIKVKTILGSMFIALIPAGQGQLAEGTLIPKDRTTSPFDIVEAFSGLAETSADIDTDQLAASLTTLADLTRNTPEEFRAALDGVSALSEVVASRDDEINSLLKNLNRVSTVLDARDEDIIALMADSDSLFKALVLRKAQIHRLLESTTTLSTKLTGLIRETRADLKPALDHLDSVLKVIKKNEDNLELSIKTMAPFYRVFASTLGNGPWFDTYIFNLPPAPGTVK; translated from the coding sequence GTGATCCCCTTCCGCGAACGCAACCCCGTCATCGTGGGTGCCGTCAGCATCGCCACCCTGGTCTTGCTGTTGGTGGCCGCGCTGCGTGCCCAGGACCTCCCGCTGATCGGCGGCGGCGACACCTACTACGCGTCCTTCGCCGAAGCCGGTGGGCTCAAGGTCAAGGACGAGGTCCGCATCGCGGGCGTCCGCGTCGGCCAGGTCACCTCGATGGAACTCGACGGCAACTCGGTCAAGGTGGGGTTCAAGGTCAAGACCGATGCGGAGTTCGGCGACCAGACCCGGGCCGACATCAAGGTCAAGACGATCCTCGGATCGATGTTCATCGCGCTCATCCCTGCCGGGCAGGGTCAGCTCGCCGAGGGCACGCTGATCCCGAAGGACCGCACCACCTCGCCGTTCGACATCGTGGAGGCGTTCTCCGGCCTTGCCGAGACCTCGGCCGACATCGACACCGACCAGCTCGCGGCGTCGCTGACGACCCTGGCCGACCTGACCCGCAACACCCCCGAGGAGTTCCGGGCCGCGCTCGACGGCGTATCTGCCCTCTCCGAGGTCGTGGCTTCGCGCGATGACGAGATCAACTCGTTGCTGAAGAACCTGAACCGGGTCTCGACAGTGCTCGACGCCCGCGACGAGGACATCATTGCCCTGATGGCCGACTCGGACAGCCTGTTCAAGGCGCTGGTCCTGCGCAAGGCCCAGATCCACCGCCTGCTGGAGTCGACGACGACGTTGAGCACCAAGCTCACCGGCCTGATCCGGGAGACGCGGGCCGACCTCAAGCCGGCCCTCGACCACCTCGACTCCGTCCTCAAGGTCATCAAGAAGAACGAGGACAATCTCGAGTTGTCGATCAAGACGATGGCGCCGTTCTACCGGGTCTTCGCCAGCACGCTCGGCAACGGGCCCTGGTTCGACACCTACATCTTCAATCTGCCGCCCGCGCCCGGGACGGTGAAGTGA
- a CDS encoding MCE family protein, with translation MTTEVSALRRWLPLAVIGLLIVSGLVWLFGSGGGTKTVTAYFPRAVSIYEGSDVRVLGVTVGEVTEVVPEGTQVKVVMTYDEDLKLPQDAEAVVVLPSVVGDRYIQLTPAYESGTVMADNTVIKVDKTAIPLELDQVFSSIDRLTVAIGPEGANRDGALTDLLEQTAKNFGGQGEQFNQTIKDFGRFSETLDNNKDELFESAEKLEGFIKTLADNDSTVRDFNKSLGDVSTLLADERQELTTALSNLGVALDEVGNFVKTNREVLGRNIKDVNRVAKILVRQRAALDEILEAGPLALTNLYHTYNPGNGTLDTNANIGNLVNELTSNPADVLCAILSGADPGGTVCDLVSGVLPRGAPFGTGSWHTQPYDPTLSGLVEVDR, from the coding sequence ATGACTACCGAAGTGAGTGCTCTTCGCCGTTGGCTGCCGCTGGCCGTCATCGGACTCCTCATCGTGTCCGGTCTCGTCTGGCTGTTCGGCAGTGGAGGTGGCACGAAGACCGTGACCGCCTACTTCCCGCGCGCCGTGTCGATCTACGAAGGCAGCGATGTCCGGGTCCTCGGGGTCACCGTCGGTGAGGTCACCGAGGTGGTGCCGGAGGGCACCCAGGTCAAGGTCGTCATGACCTACGACGAGGACCTCAAGCTCCCGCAGGACGCCGAGGCGGTCGTCGTACTGCCGTCGGTGGTCGGTGACCGCTACATCCAGCTGACCCCCGCCTACGAGTCGGGCACCGTGATGGCCGACAACACCGTGATCAAGGTCGACAAGACCGCGATCCCGCTCGAACTCGACCAGGTCTTCTCCAGTATCGACCGGCTCACCGTCGCCATCGGCCCCGAGGGGGCCAACCGCGACGGCGCTCTGACCGATCTCCTGGAGCAGACCGCGAAGAACTTCGGCGGTCAGGGCGAGCAGTTCAACCAGACCATCAAGGACTTCGGTCGGTTCAGCGAGACGCTCGACAACAACAAGGACGAGCTGTTCGAGTCGGCGGAGAAGCTCGAGGGCTTCATCAAGACCCTCGCCGACAACGACTCCACGGTGCGTGACTTCAACAAGTCGCTCGGCGACGTGTCGACCCTGCTGGCCGACGAGCGCCAGGAACTGACGACGGCACTGAGCAACCTGGGCGTCGCCCTCGACGAGGTCGGCAACTTCGTCAAGACGAACCGCGAGGTCCTGGGGCGCAACATCAAGGACGTCAACCGGGTCGCGAAGATCCTGGTCCGCCAGCGCGCTGCCCTCGACGAGATCCTCGAGGCCGGTCCTCTGGCGCTGACGAACCTCTACCACACCTACAACCCGGGCAACGGCACGCTCGACACCAACGCCAACATCGGCAACCTGGTGAACGAGCTGACCTCGAACCCGGCCGACGTCCTGTGCGCCATCCTGTCCGGGGCGGACCCGGGCGGCACGGTGTGTGACCTCGTGAGTGGGGTCCTGCCCCGCGGTGCACCGTTCGGGACCGGGTCCTGGCACACCCAGCCCTACGACCCCACTCTCAGCGGACTCGTGGAGGTGGACCGATGA
- a CDS encoding MCE family protein: protein MTRRNTGFRSRMRAAAALALGMVLMSGCDFDVYQLPLPGGTDTGDNPIQVTVKFDDVLDLVPMSSVKVNDVSVGQVKDVELEGYRAVVTLEIRGDVDLPDNAVVSIRQTSLLGEKFVSLAPPSTGATGELSDGDVIEKGGRNPEVEEVLGALSLVLNGGGVAQLKTIASELNLALEGREDSAKSVLTQVSSLVSQLDQRKGDIVNAIESINRLAISARTHQKSIDTALEELPSALDSLDRQREDLVAMLQGLTRLSDVGVRVIQTTSTATVNSLRALDPILTQIAKAGDDFVDGFSTFLTFPFIDEAVGRDPVVAANLHMGDYVNLSVDLQLDIGALEIPDLICIPINELPDSPLDDLIDLKNLCAGATKALQGCLKTPPDAAACAKLPQYLLDNVCDAVDLLCALPGGAQSGGAASNPIEDLLGSVLKGGGLGRPAPGGSDDANAMWRDFDQTYDTDMVSLYAGPMTTTGTARRAAQ from the coding sequence ATGACCCGCAGGAACACCGGATTCCGGTCCCGGATGCGTGCAGCTGCTGCGCTCGCGCTCGGCATGGTGCTGATGTCCGGTTGCGACTTCGACGTCTACCAGTTGCCGCTGCCCGGCGGCACGGACACGGGCGACAACCCGATCCAGGTGACGGTCAAGTTCGACGACGTCCTCGACCTGGTGCCGATGTCGTCGGTGAAGGTCAACGACGTCTCGGTCGGACAGGTGAAGGACGTCGAGCTCGAGGGCTACAGGGCCGTCGTCACGCTCGAGATCCGCGGCGACGTGGACCTGCCCGACAACGCCGTCGTCTCGATCCGCCAGACCAGCCTCCTGGGCGAGAAGTTCGTCTCGCTGGCACCGCCGAGCACCGGCGCCACGGGTGAACTGTCCGATGGTGACGTGATCGAGAAGGGCGGGCGCAACCCCGAGGTCGAAGAAGTCCTCGGCGCCCTGAGCCTTGTCCTCAACGGCGGCGGCGTCGCACAGTTGAAGACCATCGCCAGCGAACTCAACCTGGCCCTCGAAGGTCGGGAGGACTCGGCGAAGTCGGTCCTGACCCAGGTCTCCTCGCTCGTCTCCCAGCTCGACCAGCGCAAGGGCGACATCGTCAACGCGATCGAGTCGATCAACCGGCTCGCCATCAGTGCCCGCACCCATCAGAAGAGCATCGACACCGCTCTCGAGGAGCTCCCGAGCGCGCTCGACTCGCTCGACCGCCAGCGTGAGGACCTCGTGGCGATGCTGCAGGGACTCACCAGGCTCAGCGACGTCGGTGTCCGGGTCATCCAGACCACCTCGACTGCCACGGTGAACTCGCTGCGCGCGCTCGACCCGATCCTCACCCAGATCGCCAAGGCGGGCGACGACTTCGTCGACGGGTTCAGCACCTTCCTCACCTTCCCGTTCATCGATGAAGCGGTCGGACGCGACCCCGTCGTAGCGGCCAACCTCCACATGGGTGACTACGTCAACCTGTCGGTGGACCTGCAACTCGACATCGGGGCGCTGGAGATTCCCGACCTGATCTGCATCCCGATCAACGAGCTGCCCGACTCGCCCCTCGATGACCTGATCGACCTGAAGAACCTCTGCGCCGGGGCCACGAAGGCGCTGCAGGGCTGCCTCAAGACCCCGCCCGACGCGGCCGCGTGCGCCAAGCTGCCGCAGTACCTCCTCGACAACGTCTGCGACGCGGTCGACCTGCTGTGTGCCCTCCCCGGTGGCGCACAAAGCGGCGGCGCGGCCAGCAACCCGATCGAAGACCTCCTGGGCAGCGTGCTCAAGGGCGGGGGCCTGGGCCGACCGGCACCGGGTGGCTCCGATGACGCCAACGCCATGTGGCGCGACTTCGACCAGACCTACGACACGGACATGGTCAGCCTGTACGCCGGGCCGATGACCACGACCGGCACGGCTCGGAGGGCTGCTCAGTGA
- a CDS encoding MlaD family protein codes for MITRRTRIQLIIFAVITLVGVSFVGARYAKLDRLVIDRAYTVTAHYPQSGGIFTGAEVTYRGVGIGRVGNLVLTDKGVDVELEIEKEWDKIPRDSVALVGNKSAVGEQYVELQPQTDDGPYLVDGSEIDDVATPIATEVLLDNLSATVGSIDRDALRTTVKELGAAFGGTGPDLQKIIDTGNSFIETANDNFDITTALIRDSNTVLRGQLASESSLRTFATQLSAFSTALAGADGSLRKVIDSGSLAATQLRTFLEQNGVELSELLANVVATNDVVVQHLPALKQLLVVYPTAVLGGMVVVGKRAETAGGSGFWDAHFGLIIQAELPTPGGHALCRNGYLTDRQNPETDRFKSPPMPNVRCNEPITMSNPRGPQNLPRVAPDMTGTSPVVASYDESTGEVTWGAPADSAAKRGNVAPPSLGGDSWKWLYLQPMLDH; via the coding sequence GTGATCACTCGTCGTACCCGGATCCAGTTGATCATCTTCGCGGTGATCACCCTCGTCGGTGTCTCGTTCGTGGGAGCCCGCTACGCCAAGCTCGACCGCCTGGTCATCGACCGGGCCTACACAGTGACGGCGCACTACCCCCAGTCCGGCGGCATCTTCACCGGCGCCGAGGTCACCTATCGAGGTGTCGGCATCGGCCGGGTGGGCAACCTGGTCCTCACCGACAAGGGCGTGGACGTCGAGCTGGAGATCGAGAAGGAGTGGGACAAGATCCCCCGGGACTCGGTCGCGCTGGTCGGCAACAAGTCGGCGGTCGGTGAGCAGTACGTCGAACTGCAACCGCAGACCGACGACGGCCCCTACCTCGTCGATGGTTCCGAGATCGATGATGTCGCGACACCCATCGCCACCGAGGTCCTGCTGGACAACCTGTCTGCGACCGTCGGCAGCATCGACCGCGACGCGCTGCGCACCACCGTCAAGGAGCTGGGTGCCGCGTTCGGCGGCACGGGCCCCGACCTGCAGAAGATCATCGACACCGGCAACTCGTTCATTGAGACGGCCAACGACAACTTCGACATCACGACGGCACTGATCCGCGACAGCAACACGGTGCTGCGCGGCCAGTTGGCCTCGGAGTCCTCGTTGCGCACGTTCGCCACGCAGCTCTCGGCCTTCTCGACGGCCTTGGCCGGAGCCGACGGTTCGTTGCGCAAGGTCATCGACTCGGGGTCGCTCGCGGCCACCCAGTTGCGCACCTTCCTCGAGCAGAACGGCGTCGAGCTCAGCGAGTTGCTCGCCAACGTCGTGGCCACCAATGACGTCGTCGTCCAGCACCTGCCGGCGCTCAAGCAACTGCTCGTGGTCTATCCGACTGCCGTGCTCGGCGGCATGGTGGTCGTCGGGAAGCGCGCCGAGACCGCAGGCGGTTCGGGTTTCTGGGACGCCCACTTCGGACTCATCATCCAGGCGGAGCTGCCCACTCCGGGCGGGCACGCGTTGTGCCGCAACGGCTATCTCACCGACCGCCAGAACCCGGAGACCGATCGGTTCAAGAGCCCGCCAATGCCCAACGTGCGCTGCAACGAGCCGATCACGATGAGCAACCCGCGCGGTCCGCAGAACCTGCCGCGTGTGGCGCCCGACATGACCGGCACCTCTCCTGTGGTCGCCAGCTACGACGAGTCCACCGGCGAAGTGACTTGGGGCGCTCCGGCAGACTCGGCTGCGAAGCGGGGTAACGTGGCTCCGCCGTCGCTCGGAGGAGACTCCTGGAAGTGGCTGTACCTCCAACCGATGCTCGACCACTAG
- the rpoB gene encoding DNA-directed RNA polymerase subunit beta, which produces MAARTTPGKSRISFAKISEPLALPQLLSLQTDSFDWLIGNEAHKARIEARRAGGEDASDKSGLEEIFEEISPIEDFSETMSLSFENPVFYDPKYTVDECKEKDLTYSAPLYVSAEFTNNETGEIKGQTVFMGDFPLMTPKGTFVINGTERVVVSQLVRSPGVYFERTADKTSDKDIYTAKLIPSRGAWLEFEIDKRDMVGVRLDRKRKQNVTVLLKALQAVAEDTGEEYDYEAVMADLRSFESIQLTEEKDNTSGPDDALLDIYRKLRPGEPPTREAALTLLKNYYFNPKRYDLAKVGRYKINKKLGQELAFDQQTMTISDMVATIRYIVALHDGRADMASAQGTLEINSDDIDHFGNRRMRTVGELIQNQLRTGLARMERVVRERMTTQDVEAITPQSLINIRPVVAALKEFFGTSQLSQFMDQTNPIAGLTHKRRLSALGPGGLSRDRAGMEVRDVHPSHYGRMCPIETPEGPNIGLIGSLASYGRINPFGFVETPYRKVENGKVTDKIDYLTADDEDRYVIAQANAALDKTNRFAEERVLVRQRRGEVSEVLADDVDYMDVSPRQMVSVATALIPFLEHDDANRALMGANMQRQAVPLIRSDSPIVGTGIEFRAAVDAGDVVVATAAGVVKSVSADLIEAMNDDGSYSSYRLAKFKRSNQGTCINQRPIVEVGDRLEVGSPIADGPCTDNAEMALGTNLLVAFMPWEGHNYEDAIILSQRLVQEDVLTSIHIEEHEVDARDTKLGPEEITRDIPNISEEMLADLDERGIIRIGAEVRDGDLLVGKVTPKGETELTPEERLLRAIFGEKAREVRDTSMKVPHGETGTVIGVRVFDREEGDELPPGVNQLVRVYVAQKRKISVGDKLAGRHGNKGVIAKILPIEDMPFMEDGTPVDVVLNPLGVPRRMNIGQILELHLGWLGKQGWDINLSGDPENADWKQRLISIGVDKTGPNTKVATPVFDGAREDEIIGLLGATTLNRDGKRLIDETGKASLFDGRSGEPYKEPVSVGYMYILKLHHLVDDKIHARSTGPYSMITQQPLGGKAQFGGQRFGEMEVWAMEAYGAAYALQELLTIKSDDVPGRVKVYEAIVKGENIPDSGIPESFKVLVKEMQSLCLNVEVLSQDGSTISLKDAEEDVFRAAEELGIDLSRREPSSVEEV; this is translated from the coding sequence TTGGCCGCGCGCACCACCCCCGGTAAGTCCCGCATCTCTTTCGCGAAGATCTCGGAGCCGCTGGCACTTCCGCAGCTCCTTTCTTTGCAAACCGACAGCTTTGACTGGCTGATCGGCAACGAGGCCCACAAGGCTCGGATCGAGGCCCGCCGCGCTGGCGGCGAGGACGCCTCCGACAAGTCTGGACTCGAGGAGATCTTCGAGGAGATCTCCCCGATCGAGGACTTCTCCGAGACGATGTCCCTCTCGTTCGAGAACCCGGTCTTCTATGACCCGAAGTACACGGTCGACGAGTGCAAGGAGAAGGACCTCACCTACTCCGCCCCGCTCTACGTCTCCGCCGAGTTCACCAACAACGAAACCGGTGAGATCAAGGGCCAGACGGTCTTCATGGGCGACTTCCCGCTCATGACGCCCAAGGGCACCTTCGTGATCAACGGCACCGAGCGTGTCGTCGTCTCGCAGCTGGTCCGTTCGCCCGGCGTCTACTTCGAGCGCACGGCCGACAAGACGTCCGACAAGGACATCTACACCGCCAAGCTCATCCCGAGCCGTGGCGCCTGGCTCGAGTTCGAGATCGACAAGCGCGACATGGTCGGCGTTCGCCTCGACCGCAAGCGCAAGCAGAACGTCACCGTTCTCCTCAAGGCCCTCCAGGCCGTCGCCGAGGACACCGGTGAGGAGTACGACTACGAGGCCGTCATGGCCGACCTGCGCAGCTTCGAGTCGATCCAGCTGACCGAGGAGAAGGACAACACGTCCGGACCCGACGACGCGCTGCTCGACATCTACCGCAAGCTCCGTCCCGGCGAACCGCCGACGCGTGAGGCCGCGCTGACGCTGTTGAAGAACTACTACTTCAACCCGAAGCGTTACGACCTGGCGAAGGTTGGTCGCTACAAGATCAACAAGAAGCTGGGCCAGGAGCTGGCGTTCGACCAGCAGACGATGACGATCTCCGACATGGTCGCGACGATCCGCTACATCGTGGCGCTGCACGACGGTCGCGCTGACATGGCGTCGGCCCAGGGCACGCTCGAGATCAACTCGGACGACATCGACCACTTCGGCAACCGCCGCATGCGCACCGTGGGCGAGCTGATCCAGAACCAGCTCCGCACCGGTCTGGCGCGCATGGAGCGTGTGGTCCGCGAGCGGATGACGACCCAGGACGTCGAGGCCATCACGCCGCAGTCCCTGATCAACATCCGGCCCGTGGTCGCTGCGCTGAAGGAGTTCTTCGGAACCTCGCAGCTGTCGCAGTTCATGGACCAGACCAACCCGATCGCCGGCCTGACGCACAAGCGTCGTCTGTCCGCGCTCGGCCCGGGTGGTCTGTCCCGTGACCGCGCCGGCATGGAGGTCCGTGACGTCCACCCGTCGCACTACGGCCGCATGTGCCCGATCGAGACCCCTGAAGGCCCGAACATCGGTCTGATCGGTTCGCTCGCCTCCTACGGACGGATCAACCCGTTCGGCTTCGTGGAGACGCCGTACCGCAAGGTCGAGAACGGCAAGGTCACCGACAAGATCGACTACCTCACCGCCGACGACGAGGACCGTTACGTCATCGCGCAGGCCAACGCTGCGCTCGACAAGACCAACCGGTTCGCCGAAGAGCGTGTGCTGGTCCGCCAGCGCCGTGGTGAGGTCTCCGAAGTCCTGGCCGACGACGTCGACTACATGGACGTCTCGCCTCGTCAGATGGTGTCGGTCGCAACTGCGCTGATCCCGTTCCTCGAGCACGACGATGCCAACCGCGCGCTCATGGGCGCCAACATGCAGCGTCAGGCCGTTCCGCTGATCCGCAGCGACAGCCCGATCGTCGGTACCGGCATCGAGTTCCGTGCCGCTGTCGACGCCGGTGATGTCGTTGTCGCCACCGCGGCCGGTGTCGTGAAGTCGGTCTCGGCCGACCTCATCGAGGCCATGAACGACGACGGCTCGTACTCCTCGTACCGCCTCGCGAAGTTCAAGCGCTCCAACCAGGGCACCTGCATCAACCAGCGCCCGATCGTCGAGGTGGGCGACCGCCTCGAGGTCGGTTCGCCGATCGCTGACGGTCCCTGCACGGACAACGCGGAGATGGCCCTCGGTACCAACCTCCTCGTGGCGTTCATGCCGTGGGAAGGCCACAACTACGAGGACGCGATCATCCTCAGCCAGCGCCTGGTGCAGGAAGACGTCCTCACCTCGATTCACATCGAGGAGCACGAGGTCGACGCCCGCGACACCAAGCTCGGGCCGGAGGAGATCACCCGCGACATCCCCAACATCAGCGAGGAAATGCTTGCTGACCTCGACGAGCGGGGCATCATCCGCATCGGCGCCGAGGTCCGCGACGGCGACCTGCTGGTCGGCAAGGTCACGCCCAAGGGCGAGACCGAGCTGACGCCGGAGGAGCGGCTGCTCCGCGCGATCTTCGGTGAGAAGGCGCGCGAGGTCCGCGACACCTCGATGAAGGTTCCGCACGGCGAGACCGGCACGGTCATCGGCGTTCGGGTCTTCGACCGTGAAGAGGGCGACGAGCTCCCGCCGGGCGTCAACCAGCTGGTGCGGGTCTACGTCGCGCAGAAGCGCAAGATCTCCGTCGGCGACAAGCTCGCTGGCCGTCACGGCAACAAGGGCGTCATCGCGAAGATCCTGCCGATCGAGGACATGCCGTTCATGGAGGACGGCACCCCGGTCGACGTCGTGCTGAACCCCCTCGGTGTCCCGCGACGGATGAACATCGGTCAGATCCTCGAGCTCCACCTCGGCTGGCTCGGCAAGCAGGGTTGGGACATCAACCTGTCCGGTGACCCGGAGAACGCCGACTGGAAGCAGCGGCTCATCTCGATCGGCGTCGACAAGACCGGCCCGAACACGAAGGTCGCCACGCCGGTCTTCGACGGTGCCCGTGAGGACGAGATCATCGGCCTCCTCGGTGCCACCACGCTCAACCGTGACGGCAAGCGCCTGATCGACGAGACGGGCAAGGCCAGCCTCTTCGACGGTCGCTCCGGCGAGCCGTACAAGGAGCCGGTGTCGGTGGGCTACATGTACATCCTCAAGCTCCACCACCTCGTCGACGACAAGATCCACGCTCGCTCGACGGGCCCCTACTCGATGATCACGCAGCAGCCCCTGGGCGGTAAGGCCCAGTTCGGTGGCCAGCGGTTCGGCGAGATGGAGGTCTGGGCAATGGAGGCGTACGGCGCCGCCTACGCCCTGCAGGAGCTGCTCACGATCAAGTCCGACGACGTGCCGGGCCGCGTGAAGGTGTACGAAGCCATCGTGAAGGGCGAGAACATCCCCGACTCCGGTATCCCCGAGTCGTTCAAGGTTCTCGTCAAGGAAATGCAGTCGCTCTGCCTCAACGTGGAGGTGCTGAGCCAAGACGGCTCCACCATCTCGTTGAAGGACGCCGAGGAAGACGTCTTCCGCGCGGCCGAAGAGCTCGGCATTGACCTTTCCCGTCGCGAGCCCAGCTCCGTCGAAGAAGTCTGA